One window of the Anaerobranca gottschalkii DSM 13577 genome contains the following:
- a CDS encoding DUF1292 domain-containing protein — protein sequence MYNEEDVKIVLVDDEGKEHTFVEYERIIFEDDREYALLLAVDELDDDDAELYVFEVTVDENGEEHFTAVEDPQIIEEVEDAYHAIIEYDEEDEDLE from the coding sequence ATGTATAATGAAGAAGATGTTAAAATTGTTTTAGTGGATGATGAGGGAAAGGAACACACATTTGTAGAATATGAAAGGATAATCTTTGAAGATGATAGGGAATATGCCCTATTGTTAGCGGTAGATGAACTAGATGACGATGATGCTGAACTTTATGTTTTTGAAGTTACAGTTGATGAAAATGGTGAAGAACATTTCACAGCCGTTGAGGATCCCCAAATCATTGAAGAAGTTGAAGATGCTTATCATGCTATAATTGAATATGATGAAGAGGATGAAGATTTAGAATAG
- the ruvX gene encoding Holliday junction resolvase RuvX — protein MRCMGLDLGEKTIGVAVSDLLGLTAQGLKVIKREGQDELEELAQIIKDYEVSTIVIGLPKNMNNTLGPRAIMSQEFAEVLQKRFPQLNIVLQDERLTTAEIQRQLISADVSRNKRKKVVDKMAAMLILQTYLDKNKK, from the coding sequence ATGAGATGTATGGGACTTGATTTAGGAGAAAAGACTATTGGTGTAGCAGTTTCTGATTTACTAGGGTTAACTGCCCAAGGATTAAAGGTAATTAAAAGAGAAGGGCAGGATGAACTTGAGGAACTAGCTCAAATAATTAAGGATTATGAAGTTTCTACTATTGTTATAGGACTACCTAAGAATATGAACAATACTTTAGGTCCTAGGGCAATTATGAGCCAAGAATTTGCTGAAGTTTTGCAAAAGCGGTTTCCTCAACTAAATATTGTATTACAAGATGAAAGATTGACTACCGCTGAAATTCAACGGCAACTTATAAGTGCAGATGTCAGTAGAAACAAAAGAAAAAAAGTGGTGGATAAAATGGCTGCCATGTTAATTTTACAAACATATTTAGATAAAAATAAAAAGTAA
- a CDS encoding IreB family regulatory phosphoprotein: protein MTESQHTMKFTTQKEVADVKAILTDVYKSLQEKGYNPMNQIVGYLLSGDPAYITSHNNARVKIKKLERDEILEELVKNYIDVVIK, encoded by the coding sequence ATGACTGAATCCCAACATACGATGAAATTTACTACTCAAAAGGAAGTAGCAGATGTTAAGGCAATTTTGACCGATGTCTATAAAAGCTTGCAAGAAAAGGGTTATAATCCTATGAATCAGATAGTAGGTTATCTTTTATCTGGTGACCCTGCTTACATTACAAGCCATAACAATGCTAGGGTTAAAATTAAAAAACTTGAAAGAGATGAGATCTTAGAAGAATTGGTTAAAAATTATATTGATGTTGTTATTAAGTAA